From the Paenibacillus sp. R14(2021) genome, the window CGCCGCGCACTGGCCTACGACCGCTTCGACTGGGGCAGTCAGTCGGAAGCAGTCGTCACAATGGCGCAGCTCGCGCAGAACCTGCGAGCCGCTTCGCGCCTGGCGGAGGCGAACCTGGCGGCTGAAACAGCCGCCTTGTTCTTCGAGCGCTACGAGGCGCTGAAGAAGCCATACACGGCCAACGACCGCAAGTTCGCCGTGACCGATGCGGCGCAAAAGGCAGCTGCGCAGAACCGTCAACTGCTGGCGCAGCTTGGTACCTATCCGCTCGCTGAGAAGAGGTAGCGAGCTATCGGAGGCCGGTCGCAGCTGCGAAGAACATAGCTGCTGGCGCTGTTCCCATCGTTCAACACGACAGGCTTTTTCGCACGCTTGATCCACAATAATCGAATCGTGTCGACCGCTTTCTTCGACCGGTTCGGTGTTGTACGTTTCGGCAACATCGGCACGCTGACCAACGTGTCGTATACGCTTCGCGTCTTCAACGCAAACGGCGTCCAGTTCCGTACCCGCACGATTCCGGCCGGCGTCGAAACCTTTGCTATTATCGGGTAACGCTAATCCCTCATTTACGACAACAGCAGCACGGCTCTCTCGCTTTAGAGCTGTGCTGCTGTTCTATTTTTCGGGCTCGGTCAGCCGCCGAAGGCGCTGCGAAACGCCGCGCACAGCTTGCTTTGATCCACTTCCCACAATGCGGCAATGTCCGCGCTGACGTTCTCGTCCCACCAGTCGGAGAGCAGCTTGCGGTTGCTGGCATGCTCGTGAATCCACTGCACGTTCAGAAAAACCTTCTGTATATAAAGCTTCTCGGCAAGCTCCAGCTTTTCTTTCGGAATATAAACACCGAGTCTTTTTACGGTGCGGTACAGCTCGTTCTCGCAGGCACGTTTGATTTTGCGGGCGCTGGGATAGGCGGAGGTGTGCTTCTGGGCAGTGGAAGGTTTCATCGTAACCGACTCCTCTCTTCCCCTATATATGCGCAAGCCGGGCGCTGTGCCACACGCTCTTGGCTATTCCACGGTCAGGTAGCCGACCATCGGTCCGCCGTTTGAAATCGACGTGTGGACGAGGCATTCAATCGCGAAGGTCCCCCGTTGATCCGCGGTAAAATGAACGACTGTCGTTTGTCCTTTATTGACTTCCCCTTTAACGCCGAGCTCCTGAATGACGAAGGGATGCGATTTGCCGTTTACGCCCGTGATGCGCAGCTCGACGGCATCTCCCTTGTGGACGACGATGGAGCCTGGATCCCAGCGATAGACCTCGAGCTCCTTCCCGTCATCGGTCTTTGTTTTAAATTCGCCGGTTACGAGCTGAAAAACCTTCATTTCCTTCGGTGCAGCCAGGGCGGCGCGGGATTGGTTCCACCGCAGGCATACGGCCGCAAATACGACAATGAGCAGCAGGAGCGCGAACAGAGCGAGCTGTTTGCGATTGATGACAAAGATATTCGACATCTTTCTCTTCACCTGACCTTTCGATAGATTCGCTTCATATTAAGGCTAGTCTATGCGGGGGCTTGGGCCGCAATGCCAAGTGCTGGAGGCATGTCTCCAAGTATGCTAGAATACCGTAAGAGAGAAGCAGTTTACTCGAAAAAAGAAGACTGATAGGAGATGACGGATGAGCTGGTTTCATGATCTGGTTAATACGCTGCTTCAATGGATTGAGGGCCTTGGCTATTTCGGTATTCTGATCGGCCTGGCCATCGAGGTTATTCCGAGCGAAATCGTGCTGGGCTATGCGGGTTATCTCGTTTACCAAGGCGAAATAACGTACCTCGGGGCCGTTCTGTTCGGTACGCTCGGCGCGATCGTTCAGCAATGGATTCTATACGGCATCGGACGCGGGGCGGGCCGCCCTTTCTTCGAGAAATACGGGAAGTTTATCAAAATCAAGCCGAAGCATCTCGATCTCGCAGACCAGTGGTTCAAACGCTACGGCGACGGCATCGTCTTCACGGCGCGCTTTGTTCCCGTCATGCGCCAAGTGATATCCATCCCTGCCGGAATCGCAAAAATGCCCTTCTGGCGGTTTACGATGCTGACGGGGCTTGCTTCTATTCCATGGGTGCTTCTATTTGTCTATTTGGGCCGTACGCTGGGCGAGAATTGGGAAGACATCGGAGCCAAAGCGGCGCCATACGTGCAGCCGGCCATTCTGATTGCGATTGCCGTACTTATCGTCTATGTCCTTTATACAGTGTTGAAGCGTAAAGGCAAATCGATCTGATCTGTTTGAATCGTGCGGGAGCACTTTGTTACAATTAAGCTGCTTGTCATGGTTGTTTCATTAATATCCACTCGCAAGGGTGAACGAGGAGGCTTTTTCGATGGGGAAGAACGTAGCGGGCAAGCTGGGCAAAGGCATCAGCCCGAAGCAATTTTACGATGCCATGCAGAAGAACCAGGAGGCATTTCAAGGCTGGTCGAGCCGCTTTGAATGGGTGAACGGAGAAGACCGCGAGTTTTTCGAATCCATTAACAACCGCGATGATCTGCGCTGCGTGATTATCGCCTCCGACTGGTGCGGCGACGTCGTGCGCAACGTGCCGGTCGTATTCCAAGCCATGGAGCTTACCGGCATGTCGGTCGAGGTACTGATCATGGAAGAGCATCTGGATACGATAGATGAATTTCTGACGATGGGCGGCCGCTCCATTCCCATCGTCATTATTGCGGATACAGGCGGTCATGTGCTGGGACAATGGGGACCGCGCCCTTCCTACGTGCAGGAGCCGATGGTCGCGTTTAAGCAGGCTAACCCGGACCGTGAAGCGTCGGACTATCAAGAGAAGCTGGCGCTTGCCCGCCAGGAACTGATCCGCCGTTACGGTGATGACACGGCGTACCAGCAGGATATTATTACTGAGCTTCGCACGCTTCTGGCGTCTGTCTAGCATGCTGAAGATTGAAACCTTTACCCTCGGGCCGCTGCAAACGAACTGCTACCTCATCACCGAGGAAACAGGCACCCGCGCATTCGTGGTCGATCCCGGCATGGGGCCGAAGCGGCTGATCGAACGCATCCGCGAACGCGGCTTGCAGCTCGAAGCGATTGTACTGACCCATGCGCATTTTGATCATATGGCCGGCGTGGAGGAGGTCCGCCAAGCGTTCGGCTGCCCCGTTTATTTGCATGACGAGGAGGCGGACTGGCTGGGCGATGCGCGCAAGAACGGCTCCGCTCGCTGGTCGGACGTCACGGCGCCGCTCACGACGGCTCCGGCCGAATATGCGCTCTCGGAAGGACAGAAGCTGGAGCTGATCGGCGAGACGTTCCGCATCCTGCATACGCCGGGTCATTCGCCCGGCAGTGTCAGCTTGCTGTGCGGCGGGCATCTGATCAGCGGCGACGTCCTGTTCAAGATGTCGGTTGGACGCACCGACCTTCCGGGCGGCAAGGAGCGGGATTTGTTCGATTCGATCCGCACGAAGCTGTATAAGCTCGATCCGGCGGTTCGGGTATACCCCGGCCATGGTCCGCAAACGACAATTGGTTTTGAAATGGCTAACAACCCTTACGTGCCGGCTTAATCAGCCGGTTCGAAGGGTTTCATTCATCTTATTGGGGGCATTCCATAGTGGCTGAGACGAATCAACGGTTGAAGGACGAAGAATTGGACGGCGGAACCTCCGTCAAAATCCAGCTTACGCCAGCTGAGCTGGCAGCGGAGCAGGAGGCGATCGTCAAGCGCGTATCGGCAGAGCTGAGCCTGCCGGTCAGCAAGGTGAAGTCGGCGGTGTCCCTGCTCGACGAAGGCAATACGATTCCGTTCATTGCCCGGTATCGGAAGGAAATGACCGGCGAGCTGGATGAGAACGAACTGCGCGCGATTGAAGAGAAGCTGCAGTACATGCGCAATCTGGAGAACCGCAAGCGCGAAGTCATCCGCTTGATTGACGAGCAGGGCAAGCTGACGGACGAGCTGCGGCAGTCGGTTCAGAGCGCCGTCAAGCTGCAGGAAATCGAAGATTTGTACCGTCCATACCGGCAAAAACGCAAGACAAGGGCGAGCGTGGCCAAGGAAAAAGGCCTGGAGCCGCTTGCGCAATGGCTGCTCTCCCAACCGCGTCAAGGCGATCCGCTGCAGGAAGCTGCGCGTTACGTCGATGCACAGAAGGGCGTAGAGACCGCCGAGGATGCACTGCAGGGCGCGAAGGACATTATTGCCGAGCAGCTTGCGGATGACGCGAAGATCCGCGCATGGGTGCGCCGGTACACCTTTGACCAAGGCATTATACGGACAGAAGCGAAGGATAGTTCCCAAGAGACGGTCTATGAAATGTATTACGCTTATCAGGAGCCGCTCAAGAAGCTGCCTCCGCATCGTACGCTTGCCATCAACCGCGGGGAGCGGGAAGATGTGCTTCGTGTAGGGATGGATGTGCAAACGGATAAAATCCACGACTACATAGACCGGCAGCTGCTTCGGATGGGAACGGCAGCTGGCGTTCGTTCCGTGCTGCTCGCGACGATCGAGGATGCCTATAAACGGTTGATCGCGCCGTCGATTGAACGCGAGGTTCGCGGGGAGCTGACGGAGAAAGCCGAAGAGCATGCGATCAGCATCTTCTCGACCAATCTGCGCAACCTGCTGCTTCAACCTCCCGTGCGCGGCAATGTCGTGCTCGGGGTTGACCCTGCTTTCCGTACGGGCTGCAAGCTTGCGGTTATCGACGAGACCGGCAAGCTGCTGGAGGTCGCTGTCTCTTACCCGACGCCGCCGAACAACAAGGTGGCAGAAGCCGAGAAGCTGATCAACGGCCTTATCGATCGCTATCGCGTCCAGCTCATCGTCATCGGCAACGGAACCGCCTCCCGCGAGACGGAGCAGTTCATTGCGGATCTGATCGGCAAGCGAAAATTCGCCAAGCTGACGGGAGCAGGCGAGTTGAAATATATTATTGTCAACGAAGCCGGAGCGAGCGTATACTCCGCTTCCAAGCTGGCGGCGGAGGAATTTCCGAAGCTGGACGTTGCGGAGCGAAGCGCGGTATCCATTGCAAGAAGGCTGCAGGACCCGCTTGCCGAGCTTGTCAAGATCGAGCCCAAAGCAATCGGCGTCGGCCAATACCAGCACGATGTCAGTCAGAAGCGGCTCGAAGAGACGCTTGGCGGCGTCGTTGAATCGGCCGTTAACCATGTCGGCGTTGACGTCAATACGGCTTCGCCTTCGCTGCTGTCGTACGTAGCCGGCATTAATGCGGCAACGGCCAAGAATATCGTGAAATTCCGCGAGGAGAACGGCATCTTCCTGGACCGGAAAATGCTGCAGAAGGTGCCCCGTCTCGGCGCGAAAACCTACGAGCAGTGCATCGGCTTTATCCGTATTCCGGAGAGCCGTAATCCGCTGGACCGGACGCCGATTCATCCGGAATCGTACGCCGTTGTAGACAAGCTGTGCGGCGTGCTGGGGCTGCAGCTGGAGGGAATCGGCTCGGAAGCGTTCAGGGCGGCGCTGACGACGATCGAGACGTCTCAAGTCGCAGAACAAATTGGCGTGGGCGTACCGACGCTTCGGGACATCATCGACAGCCTGCTGCGTCCCGGCCGGGATCCGCGCGAAGAGCTGCCTGCGCCGATCTTCCACACGGACGTGCTCAGCATCGAGGATTTGAAGCCTGGCATGGAGCTGCATGGCACGGTCCGCAACGTGATTGATTTCGGCGCGTTCGTCGATATCGGCATCAAGAACGACGGGCTCGTCCATATCTCGCAGCTGAGCGGCAAATTCGTGAAGCATCCCATGGATGTTGTTTCGGTGGGAGATACAGTTACGGTATGGGTGCTGAGCGTGGATGAGAAGAAAGGCCGGGTCAGCCTGACGATGCGCAAGCCGGGATGATGACAGTTATCTAATAATTGAAACGGCAAAAGGGTGTTATCTCTAATCAGTCACGTCAATCGTCACTGTATGGAGATAGCACCCTTTCTCATGGGGCGGCTATAAGCTTGCGGAATCTTCGTCAGCATGTTGACTTGTACGATAGAAATACCAGCAGTCATTCAATAGACGAATTTGCCGGCGGTCTTTCTTCAAGAAAGCACGCATCAATTGATTGCACAGCCACTGCGGCAAGGCATTCGCCCTCCTTCCCGTCATCGCTTGTTGTAGTAACAGCATATGGGAATAGGCGGATGTCCGTGCAGGTCCAACTGACATTCCTTGCAGCAGATCAGTCGAATTTTCGCCGATTACGACTCGTACTCTTCTTCATACCACTGCTCGAGCTGGGCTTGAAGCGCCCGAATTTCGGTTAGCAGCGAGATCAGCGGATAAGTTTTCT encodes:
- a CDS encoding dehydrogenase, whose product is MKPSTAQKHTSAYPSARKIKRACENELYRTVKRLGVYIPKEKLELAEKLYIQKVFLNVQWIHEHASNRKLLSDWWDENVSADIAALWEVDQSKLCAAFRSAFGG
- a CDS encoding cupredoxin domain-containing protein, giving the protein MSNIFVINRKQLALFALLLLIVVFAAVCLRWNQSRAALAAPKEMKVFQLVTGEFKTKTDDGKELEVYRWDPGSIVVHKGDAVELRITGVNGKSHPFVIQELGVKGEVNKGQTTVVHFTADQRGTFAIECLVHTSISNGGPMVGYLTVE
- a CDS encoding DedA family protein, which produces MSWFHDLVNTLLQWIEGLGYFGILIGLAIEVIPSEIVLGYAGYLVYQGEITYLGAVLFGTLGAIVQQWILYGIGRGAGRPFFEKYGKFIKIKPKHLDLADQWFKRYGDGIVFTARFVPVMRQVISIPAGIAKMPFWRFTMLTGLASIPWVLLFVYLGRTLGENWEDIGAKAAPYVQPAILIAIAVLIVYVLYTVLKRKGKSI
- a CDS encoding thioredoxin family protein — encoded protein: MGKNVAGKLGKGISPKQFYDAMQKNQEAFQGWSSRFEWVNGEDREFFESINNRDDLRCVIIASDWCGDVVRNVPVVFQAMELTGMSVEVLIMEEHLDTIDEFLTMGGRSIPIVIIADTGGHVLGQWGPRPSYVQEPMVAFKQANPDREASDYQEKLALARQELIRRYGDDTAYQQDIITELRTLLASV
- a CDS encoding MBL fold metallo-hydrolase; this encodes MLKIETFTLGPLQTNCYLITEETGTRAFVVDPGMGPKRLIERIRERGLQLEAIVLTHAHFDHMAGVEEVRQAFGCPVYLHDEEADWLGDARKNGSARWSDVTAPLTTAPAEYALSEGQKLELIGETFRILHTPGHSPGSVSLLCGGHLISGDVLFKMSVGRTDLPGGKERDLFDSIRTKLYKLDPAVRVYPGHGPQTTIGFEMANNPYVPA
- a CDS encoding Tex family protein, which produces MQLTPAELAAEQEAIVKRVSAELSLPVSKVKSAVSLLDEGNTIPFIARYRKEMTGELDENELRAIEEKLQYMRNLENRKREVIRLIDEQGKLTDELRQSVQSAVKLQEIEDLYRPYRQKRKTRASVAKEKGLEPLAQWLLSQPRQGDPLQEAARYVDAQKGVETAEDALQGAKDIIAEQLADDAKIRAWVRRYTFDQGIIRTEAKDSSQETVYEMYYAYQEPLKKLPPHRTLAINRGEREDVLRVGMDVQTDKIHDYIDRQLLRMGTAAGVRSVLLATIEDAYKRLIAPSIEREVRGELTEKAEEHAISIFSTNLRNLLLQPPVRGNVVLGVDPAFRTGCKLAVIDETGKLLEVAVSYPTPPNNKVAEAEKLINGLIDRYRVQLIVIGNGTASRETEQFIADLIGKRKFAKLTGAGELKYIIVNEAGASVYSASKLAAEEFPKLDVAERSAVSIARRLQDPLAELVKIEPKAIGVGQYQHDVSQKRLEETLGGVVESAVNHVGVDVNTASPSLLSYVAGINAATAKNIVKFREENGIFLDRKMLQKVPRLGAKTYEQCIGFIRIPESRNPLDRTPIHPESYAVVDKLCGVLGLQLEGIGSEAFRAALTTIETSQVAEQIGVGVPTLRDIIDSLLRPGRDPREELPAPIFHTDVLSIEDLKPGMELHGTVRNVIDFGAFVDIGIKNDGLVHISQLSGKFVKHPMDVVSVGDTVTVWVLSVDEKKGRVSLTMRKPG
- the cmpA gene encoding cortex morphogenetic protein CmpA, whose protein sequence is MPQWLCNQLMRAFLKKDRRQIRLLNDCWYFYRTSQHADEDSASL